From one Rattus norvegicus strain BN/NHsdMcwi chromosome 7, GRCr8, whole genome shotgun sequence genomic stretch:
- the Tle5 gene encoding TLE family member 5 isoform X4 has protein sequence MMFPQSRHSAMTSLWLWLGPGRNPTGHSLWQGSFWGGPPLKSTPLRKQGSSHLPQQLKFTTSDSCDRIKDEFQLLQAQYHSLKLECDKLASEKSEMQRHYVMYYEMSYGLNIEMHKQCPRY, from the exons ATGATGTTTCCGCAAAGCCGGCACTCG GCCATGACTTCCCTGTGGCTTTGGCTGGGACCTGGGAGGAACCCCACAGGGCACTCCTTGTGGCAGGGCAGCTTTTGGGGGGGTCCACCCCTGAAGAGCACACCCCTGAGGAAACAG ggctcctcccacctcccccagcAGCTCAAGTTCACCACCTCCGACTCCTGCGACCGCATCAAGGATGAGTTCCAGCTGCTACAAGCGCAGTACCACAG CCTGAAGCTGGAGTGTGACAAGCTGGCCAGCGAGAAGTCAGAGATGCAAAGGCATTACGTCATG TACTATGAGATGTCTTACGGATTGAACATCGAGATGCACAAACAG TGCCCCAGGTACTGA
- the Tle5 gene encoding TLE family member 5 isoform X1, with product MMFPQSRHSAMTSLWLWLGPGRNPTGHSLWQGSFWGGPPLKSTPLRKQGSSHLPQQLKFTTSDSCDRIKDEFQLLQAQYHSLKLECDKLASEKSEMQRHYVMYYEMSYGLNIEMHKQAEIVKRLNGICAQVLPYLSQEHQQQVLGAIERAKQVTAPELNSIIRQQLQAHQLSQLQALALPLTPLPVGLQPPSLPAVSAGTGLLSLSALGSQTHLSKEDKNGHDGDTHQEDDGEKSD from the exons ATGATGTTTCCGCAAAGCCGGCACTCG GCCATGACTTCCCTGTGGCTTTGGCTGGGACCTGGGAGGAACCCCACAGGGCACTCCTTGTGGCAGGGCAGCTTTTGGGGGGGTCCACCCCTGAAGAGCACACCCCTGAGGAAACAG ggctcctcccacctcccccagcAGCTCAAGTTCACCACCTCCGACTCCTGCGACCGCATCAAGGATGAGTTCCAGCTGCTACAAGCGCAGTACCACAG CCTGAAGCTGGAGTGTGACAAGCTGGCCAGCGAGAAGTCAGAGATGCAAAGGCATTACGTCATG TACTATGAGATGTCTTACGGATTGAACATCGAGATGCACAAACAG gctgaaATTGTGAAGAGGCTGAATGGGATTTGCGCCCAGGTTCTACCCTATTTGTCCCAGGAG CATCAGCAGCAGGTCCTGGGAGCTATCGAGAGAGCCAAGCAGGTCACGGCTCCCGAGCTGAACTCCATCATCCGA CAGCAGCTCCAGGCTCACCAGCTGTCCCAGCTCCAGGCGCTGGCCCTGCCCCTGACACCGCTGCCTGTCGGGCTCCAGCCGCCATCCCTCCCTGCGGTCAGCGCAGGCACAGGCCTGCTGTCACTCTCTGCTCTGGGCTCTCAGACCCACCTCTCCAAGGAGGACAAGAACGGACACGATGGGGACACCCACCAGGAGGATGATGGAGAGAAGTCCGATTAG
- the Tle5 gene encoding TLE family member 5 isoform X3 has translation MMFPQSRHSGSSHLPQQLKFTTSDSCDRIKDEFQLLQAQYHSLKLECDKLASEKSEMQRHYVMYYEMSYGLNIEMHKQAEIVKRLNGICAQVLPYLSQEHQQQVLGAIERAKQVTAPELNSIIRQLQAHQLSQLQALALPLTPLPVGLQPPSLPAVSAGTGLLSLSALGSQTHLSKEDKNGHDGDTHQEDDGEKSD, from the exons ATGATGTTTCCGCAAAGCCGGCACTCG ggctcctcccacctcccccagcAGCTCAAGTTCACCACCTCCGACTCCTGCGACCGCATCAAGGATGAGTTCCAGCTGCTACAAGCGCAGTACCACAG CCTGAAGCTGGAGTGTGACAAGCTGGCCAGCGAGAAGTCAGAGATGCAAAGGCATTACGTCATG TACTATGAGATGTCTTACGGATTGAACATCGAGATGCACAAACAG gctgaaATTGTGAAGAGGCTGAATGGGATTTGCGCCCAGGTTCTACCCTATTTGTCCCAGGAG CATCAGCAGCAGGTCCTGGGAGCTATCGAGAGAGCCAAGCAGGTCACGGCTCCCGAGCTGAACTCCATCATCCGA CAGCTCCAGGCTCACCAGCTGTCCCAGCTCCAGGCGCTGGCCCTGCCCCTGACACCGCTGCCTGTCGGGCTCCAGCCGCCATCCCTCCCTGCGGTCAGCGCAGGCACAGGCCTGCTGTCACTCTCTGCTCTGGGCTCTCAGACCCACCTCTCCAAGGAGGACAAGAACGGACACGATGGGGACACCCACCAGGAGGATGATGGAGAGAAGTCCGATTAG
- the Tle5 gene encoding TLE family member 5 isoform X5, translating into MMFPQSRHSAMTSLWLWLGPGRNPTGHSLWQGSFWGGPPLKSTPLRKQGSSHLPQQLKFTTSDSCDRIKDEFQLLQAQYHSLKLGSWGPSHGSPFDPRLDLFYRIQW; encoded by the exons ATGATGTTTCCGCAAAGCCGGCACTCG GCCATGACTTCCCTGTGGCTTTGGCTGGGACCTGGGAGGAACCCCACAGGGCACTCCTTGTGGCAGGGCAGCTTTTGGGGGGGTCCACCCCTGAAGAGCACACCCCTGAGGAAACAG ggctcctcccacctcccccagcAGCTCAAGTTCACCACCTCCGACTCCTGCGACCGCATCAAGGATGAGTTCCAGCTGCTACAAGCGCAGTACCACAG CCTGAAGCTGGGGAGTTGGGGTCCCAGCCACGGGTCTCCGTTTGACCCTAGGCTGGACCTGTTTTATAGGATCCAGTGGTGA
- the Tle5 gene encoding TLE family member 5, whose amino-acid sequence MMFPQSRHSGSSHLPQQLKFTTSDSCDRIKDEFQLLQAQYHSLKLECDKLASEKSEMQRHYVMYYEMSYGLNIEMHKQAEIVKRLNGICAQVLPYLSQEHQQQVLGAIERAKQVTAPELNSIIRQQLQAHQLSQLQALALPLTPLPVGLQPPSLPAVSAGTGLLSLSALGSQTHLSKEDKNGHDGDTHQEDDGEKSD is encoded by the exons ATGATGTTTCCGCAAAGCCGGCACTCG ggctcctcccacctcccccagcAGCTCAAGTTCACCACCTCCGACTCCTGCGACCGCATCAAGGATGAGTTCCAGCTGCTACAAGCGCAGTACCACAG CCTGAAGCTGGAGTGTGACAAGCTGGCCAGCGAGAAGTCAGAGATGCAAAGGCATTACGTCATG TACTATGAGATGTCTTACGGATTGAACATCGAGATGCACAAACAG gctgaaATTGTGAAGAGGCTGAATGGGATTTGCGCCCAGGTTCTACCCTATTTGTCCCAGGAG CATCAGCAGCAGGTCCTGGGAGCTATCGAGAGAGCCAAGCAGGTCACGGCTCCCGAGCTGAACTCCATCATCCGA CAGCAGCTCCAGGCTCACCAGCTGTCCCAGCTCCAGGCGCTGGCCCTGCCCCTGACACCGCTGCCTGTCGGGCTCCAGCCGCCATCCCTCCCTGCGGTCAGCGCAGGCACAGGCCTGCTGTCACTCTCTGCTCTGGGCTCTCAGACCCACCTCTCCAAGGAGGACAAGAACGGACACGATGGGGACACCCACCAGGAGGATGATGGAGAGAAGTCCGATTAG
- the Tle5 gene encoding TLE family member 5 isoform X2 — protein sequence MMFPQSRHSAMTSLWLWLGPGRNPTGHSLWQGSFWGGPPLKSTPLRKQGSSHLPQQLKFTTSDSCDRIKDEFQLLQAQYHSLKLECDKLASEKSEMQRHYVMYYEMSYGLNIEMHKQAEIVKRLNGICAQVLPYLSQEHQQQVLGAIERAKQVTAPELNSIIRQLQAHQLSQLQALALPLTPLPVGLQPPSLPAVSAGTGLLSLSALGSQTHLSKEDKNGHDGDTHQEDDGEKSD from the exons ATGATGTTTCCGCAAAGCCGGCACTCG GCCATGACTTCCCTGTGGCTTTGGCTGGGACCTGGGAGGAACCCCACAGGGCACTCCTTGTGGCAGGGCAGCTTTTGGGGGGGTCCACCCCTGAAGAGCACACCCCTGAGGAAACAG ggctcctcccacctcccccagcAGCTCAAGTTCACCACCTCCGACTCCTGCGACCGCATCAAGGATGAGTTCCAGCTGCTACAAGCGCAGTACCACAG CCTGAAGCTGGAGTGTGACAAGCTGGCCAGCGAGAAGTCAGAGATGCAAAGGCATTACGTCATG TACTATGAGATGTCTTACGGATTGAACATCGAGATGCACAAACAG gctgaaATTGTGAAGAGGCTGAATGGGATTTGCGCCCAGGTTCTACCCTATTTGTCCCAGGAG CATCAGCAGCAGGTCCTGGGAGCTATCGAGAGAGCCAAGCAGGTCACGGCTCCCGAGCTGAACTCCATCATCCGA CAGCTCCAGGCTCACCAGCTGTCCCAGCTCCAGGCGCTGGCCCTGCCCCTGACACCGCTGCCTGTCGGGCTCCAGCCGCCATCCCTCCCTGCGGTCAGCGCAGGCACAGGCCTGCTGTCACTCTCTGCTCTGGGCTCTCAGACCCACCTCTCCAAGGAGGACAAGAACGGACACGATGGGGACACCCACCAGGAGGATGATGGAGAGAAGTCCGATTAG